The following nucleotide sequence is from Triticum dicoccoides isolate Atlit2015 ecotype Zavitan chromosome 7B, WEW_v2.0, whole genome shotgun sequence.
CGGTAACATCGAAATGCAGCCGCTCGAATGCCATCAGGTTGAGGCACACGCACTCAGTTTCGTCGGTCATGTCGATCTCTGGCAAAGTCAGCACGCCGCCCTTGAAGTTAATGTCCAGCAGGTTGTTCCTCTCACTCTTCCTGAATTTGATTCCAGCCTGGTGGATTTCCAACGCTGAGGGCATTGCTTCATACTTGTAGTCCTTCGGTTCTTTGGTATCTTCGTTGTAGGTGAGGCTTGCACGATAGAGTAGCAAAAAAATAATCAGAAATTTATGTAGCATTGTAACTTCGATTATGACAAAATATTCAAGGTGTCTGAAAATTTTGGTGGCCAAACGGCATTGGATGAGCCGGATATAAAAAAAAAAGTTCCAGACAATCAGTGCACAGAAGTTTTGAGCACTAATTTTTATTTTTGTATGGAGCTCGTCAGATGTCATTCGGCCACAAAATTTTGCAAACACCCAAAATATTTTGTTATATCAAAGCCACAAATTATAAGATTATTTAATTTTCCAATAATTTTTTTTTACTGTTCATTGAGGGTGTAGCTACATCCTACTTCAGAATATCCACACTCAGTGAAGGGATAAGTAGTGAGCACATGCAAAAAGTAAAGCTCACGGTTTAAGATCAATATTGTtggcaagaaagaaaaaaaatagggtTACAGATATTGTATCGTGACTTTCATAAGGAAACTCTATCGAGAGGATGTAGAGGATGTAGATAGAGATATACTGGGATTGGAAACAACTGTAGTGAAGTGGAGTACCTGCAGATAGAGAGGATGTAGAAGTCCCAAGATCTTCTTGAGAACAAGCAGAGGCAACTGATTCTCAATTAGTAGCATGTCCGACCAGATAGTATTGCCTATTTGAAATCTGCCGTTCCTGCTGAAGACGGGATCATGCCACTCGTAATCCGAGAAAGGATGGCAAATAAACTCCAGCAGGAAGCAGCCGTCCGTGAGCATCATGTCGACAAAGCTCCGCCTGTCGTTCCGCCATTTGACATGGAGGTCCTTGCCGTATGCTGCCTGGAGCTCCTCGGCCACGTCATCGATGGCAGAGATGAAATCCTGGAGCGGACTCTCGCTCCGCTTGATGAGGTGCACCAACGCGCggcgcttgtgctcctccatgggcAGCAGGATGGGGTCGCCATGGTGGAAGGGGCCCAGAGACACCAGCTGCGGCTGGTACGCCTTGCTGTTGGTGCCCTTGAGCCACTCCGGAACCAGGTAGATGGATTGCGCCTTCCATCGTTGTTCCTCCATGCTCCTGCTGCCTGCATTGTCATCTGCCAGCATCTTCTCCACGTCCACCACCCAGCTAGAGAGATGCTTCTCCTCGCCAGTCACGCTCACCCACTCCTGTCCCATCGCCATTTGGTGGCTCTCTTGTAACTGACTCCTTATCCTTACAAAGCCTTCTCTCTTGGGTTCCTTCTCTATATATAGACAGAACGGCAAGTACGTCAGTGCATTCTCGTATAGCTTCCTAAAGCTCAAATGGAAGGAAGTTTCCCAACATATATAATCACAAGGGACATAAATATGTCACCACACATTTGCGCTGGCTACCGTGCTAGTTTCATGAAGAGCCAACATGACTGATATGGTTCAGCCCTTTTATAAATACCTGCTGAATCAGCTCAGGGAGCATGCACGCAACTGAATCCCGGTGAAGATCCAGGAGGATGGGGCTTCCCGTTGTTTAGGGAAGAAAGGGTCACCAACTAACTCATAATCGTCGGTGGGAAGTACCTTTGCTGCCTTAAACTTTTTTGCGCCCTTTCCAAGGACAGAGATAAGCAGTATGACAGCGCAAAAGCGAAAAAATTGCACCATCAGAACATGCCGGGAGTAAGCAGGAGCGCGTTTGGTTGGTGATCTATGTAAGTACTATGGATCAGATCTGGTTCAACGTTCATGAAGATAAAACATACTCTAACACATGACCATGCTGGCCATAATGCAATTACACAAGATCTGGTTCACCCGGCCACCACACAGCCACTCTCCCATACAAATGCATGGTCAAGCCACTAACTGCTTGACCCACTAATCACTCCACTTGCACGTTAGCCACTACCTAGTCCACACATGCAGACCACTAAAAGCTCCTAGGGCATGCCGCAACCGCTTAACTCTAACAATGCCTTCCTTGAGAACTGCTAATGGTTAGGTCTAGTTTATTACTCTACCTTACCTGGGGCAGGCATGAAGGGGATCGATGCGAGATAGAAAGGAGGGGATCGATCCAGCAGACGCGGTGATCGATCTACGGAGGAGAAAGGTTGAGAGTGTGGGGGGGCTGGTCGACGGTCAGGGGGTTCGAAATGAGCGAGCCGTTGGAGACAGGAGCGGGCGAATGGGCGTGCGCGGTGCGCGCGCCGGCGGGGCCGGCGTCGGATTCCGGCTAGCAGCTGGTGCGTAGGGGCTCGGGGAGCTCGCCGGGGCGTGGCCCGCAAGCCCCGGCCCCGGAGTCGCCGGCGGGCAGGGCGGCACGGCCGGGGGGCAGCCGCTTTTGGGCCCTTGCGGGGTCGGagtcggaggcggaggcggagtcgGAGGCGGAGTCGGAGAGCGAGTCGGCTGAGCGCGCTGCGAGGGGCCGTAGGGCGGCGCCGGCGGGTCCAACGATTGGCGACTTTGTGGCGTTCGCTGCGAGGGAGCAGCCTGGGGCTGCGCGGCGGCGGCGTAGGTTCGCGCCGGGAGGCAGGGGCCACCGGGCGTTGGCTGCGCGCGTTTGGAAACCGGCGACGCCGCCAAGTGGAAACGCTGCGGCGGTGGCAGCCGGGGCCATTCGGTCCAAATTGGCGGGGTTGCTGGTTGGCGCAGGggaggcgtcggcggcggcggcaggcgagcAGGAGTGGCCGCGTCTGGCCTGCTCCCCCACCCCCGGCtgcacggtggcggtggcggcggcgacgccgGCGGCGGGGACCGGGGCAGGCGCGTCCCTGGCGATGGAACCTAGGGTTGCGGGTACCGGTAGCCGGGCCGTCGTGGGCCCTGGTGGGGCGGGGCCCGTTTCGGCTTGCGTGAGAAGGCGAAGAGGGAGATGCGCGGCAGAGGAGATGACAGAGGCGAGAGGGTGCTTCGTGCGGCGCGGGAGGAGCGTGGCACGCAGGCGGAGCCACAGGGTCGCGAGGGGGATTGGGGTCCTCCTCCGCCATGGTGGATCCAGCAACAACAAgaaaagaagcagaggaagaaggccGCGCAGCAGCGTCGGGAGCTGGAGCGCAAGGCGGTGGCGCACCCCTTGTGCGGTGGGGGTCATGGGGATCCCCTGGCACA
It contains:
- the LOC119335319 gene encoding putative UPF0481 protein At3g02645, whose amino-acid sequence is MAMGQEWVSVTGEEKHLSSWVVDVEKMLADDNAGSRSMEEQRWKAQSIYLVPEWLKGTNSKAYQPQLVSLGPFHHGDPILLPMEEHKRRALVHLIKRSESPLQDFISAIDDVAEELQAAYGKDLHVKWRNDRRSFVDMMLTDGCFLLEFICHPFSDYEWHDPVFSRNGRFQIGNTIWSDMLLIENQLPLLVLKKILGLLHPLYLQVLHFTTVVSNPITMLHKFLIIFLLLYRASLTYNEDTKEPKDYKYEAMPSALEIHQAGIKFRKSERNNLLDINFKGGVLTLPEIDMTDETECVCLNLMAFERLHFDVTDLVTAYVLFMDDMIISAKDVALLRSSGILKNFLGCDKKVAKLFNGTLNRGQLLGGGHALHTVVSKVNAYRSEPWHEWRATLMSTYFRNPWAFISLAAATILLIATLLQTAYAVMPNKS